The following proteins are co-located in the Sebastes umbrosus isolate fSebUmb1 chromosome 24, fSebUmb1.pri, whole genome shotgun sequence genome:
- the LOC119484037 gene encoding protein TsgA homolog, which translates to MNLYNITLYNITLYNITLYIITLYIITLYIISLYNITLYNITLYNITLYNITLLNITLYIITLYIITLYNITLYNITLYNITLYNITLYNITLLNITLYNITLYNITLYNITLYNITLYNITLYNITLLNITLYNITLLNITLYNITLYIITLYIISLYNITLYNITLYNITLLNITLYIITLYIITLYNITLYNITLYNITLLNITLYIITLYNITLYNITLYNITLYNITLYNITLYNITLYNITLLNITLYNITLLNITLYNITLYIVTLYIISLYNITLYNITLYNITLYNITLLNITLYIITLYIISLYNITLYNINLYNITLYNITLYIISLYNITLYNITLYNITLYNITLLNITLYIITLYNITLYNITLLNITLYIITLYNITLLNITLYNITLLNITLYNITLYIITLYNITLYNITLYNITLYIVTLYNITLYNITL; encoded by the coding sequence ATGAACCTTTACAACATCACCCTTTATAACATCACCCTTTACAACATCACCCTTTATATCATCACCCTTTATATCATCACCCTTTATATCATCAGCCTTTATAACATCACCCTTTACAACATCACCCTTTATAACATCACCCTTTACAACATCACCCTTTTGAACATCACCCTTTATATCATCACCCTTTATATCATCACCCTTTACAACATCACCCTTTATAACATCACCCTTTACAACATCACCCTTTATAACATCACCCTTTACAACATCACCCTTTTGAACATCACCCTTTATAACATCACCCTTTATAACATCACCCTTTACAACATCACCCTTTATAACATCACCCTTTATAACATCACCCTTTACAACATCACCCTTTTGAACATCACCCTTTACAACATCACCCTTTTGAACATCACCCTTTACAACATCACCCTTTATATCATCACCCTTTATATCATCAGCCTTTATAACATCACCCTTTATAACATCACCCTTTACAACATCACCCTTTTGAACATCACCCTTTATATCATCACCCTTTATATCATCACCCTTTACAACATCACCCTTTATAACATCACCCTTTACAACATCACCCTTTTGAACATCACCCTTTATATCATCACCCTTTATAACATCACCCTTTATAACATCACCCTTTATAACATCACCCTTTACAACATCACCCTTTATAACATCACCCTTTATAACATCACCCTTTACAACATCACCCTTTTGAACATCACCCTTTACAACATCACCCTTTTGAACATCACCCTTTACAACATCACCCTTTATATCGTCACCCTTTATATCATCAGCCTTTATAACATCACCCTTTATAACATCACCCTTTACAACATCACCCTTTACAACATCACCCTTTTGAACATCACCCTTTATATCATCACCCTTTATATCATCAGCCTTTATAACATCACCCTTTATAACATCAACCTTTACAACATCACCCTTTATAACATCACCCTTTATATCATCAGCCTTTATAACATCACCCTTTACAACATCACCCTTTATAACATCACCCTTTACAACATCACCCTTTTGAACATCACCCTTTATATCATCACCCTTTATAACATCACCCTTTACAACATCACCCTTTTGAACATCACCCTTTATATCATCACCCTTTATAACATCACCCTTTTGAACATCACCCTTTACAACATCACCCTTTTGAACATCACCCTTTACAACATCACCCTTTACATCATCACCCTTTACAACATCACCCTTTACAACATCACCCTTTACAACATCACCCTTTATATCGTCACCCTTTATAACATCACCCTTTACAACATCACCCTTTAG